In the genome of Labeo rohita strain BAU-BD-2019 chromosome 24, IGBB_LRoh.1.0, whole genome shotgun sequence, one region contains:
- the tram1 gene encoding translocating chain-associated membrane protein 1 codes for MGIRKKNNKNPPVLSHEFVIQNHADIVSCVAMVFLLGLMFEITSKVAVLFITVQYNVTIPANGGPEETAVNYFHYGLKDIATVFFYMLVAIIMHAIIQEYVLDKINRKMHFSKTKHSKFNESGQLSAFYLFSCLWGASILVSENLLSNPVSLWEGYPHTLMPFQLKFYYICQLGYWLHAIPELYFQKVKKEDIPRQLVYISLYLVHITGAYVLNLNRLGLVLLVLHYFVELLFHVSRLIYFSNEERQTGFTVWAVLFVLGRLLTLSLSVLTVGLGLAGTEKRGVNLAEGRFNVLFVRVTVLTAICSTQAFMMWKFINFQLRRWREQAQTPSLKKKSSSSKSKSKKANGVNGSVGASGADSPRARKEKSS; via the exons ATGGGAATCCGAAAAAAGAACAACAAGAACCCGCCGGTGCTCAGCCACGAGTTTGTGATCCAGAACCATGCGGATATTGTGTCttgtgttgctatggtgtttttGCTGGGTCTTATGTTTGAG ATTACGTCGAAGGTAGCGGTTTTGTTCATAACTGTGCAATACAATGTAACGATTCCAGCAAATG GAGGTCCGGAGGAAACGGCGGTGAATTACTTCCATTACGGTCTGAAAGATATAGCCACTGTCTTCTTCTACATGTTAGTTGCCATTATCATGCACGCCATTATTCAGGAATACGTGCTGGAT AAAATCAACAGGAAGATGCACTTCTCCAAAACCAAGCACAGCAAGTTTAATGAGTCGGGTCAGCTGAGTGCCTTCTACCTCTTCTCCTGCCTCTGGGGAGCCAGCATTCTTGTTTCT GAAAACCTCCTGTCTAACCCTGTCAGCCTGTGGGAGGGTTACCCGCACACCCTTATGCC gTTCCAGTTGAAGTTCTACTACATCTGTCAGCTTGGTTACTGGCTTCATGCTATCCCTGAGCTGTATTTCCAGAAGGTCAAGAAA gaggATATTCCTCGTCAGCTTGTTTATATAAGCCTTTACCTGGTCCACATCACAGGAGCCTATGTTCTGAA TCTGAACCGATTGGGCCTGGTGTTGCTGGTTCTGCATTACTTTGTTGAGCTCCTCTTCCATGTATCCCGACTCATTTACTTCAGCAATGAAGAGAGGCAGACTGG GTTTACAGTGTGGGCTGTTCTGTTTGTGTTGGGCCGGTTGTTGACTCTTTCCCTGTCTGTTCTCACTGTGGGCCTTGGGCTGGCCGGAACAGAGAAACGGGGTGTGAACCTCGCAGAGGGAAGATTTAATGTCCTTTTTGTTCG GGTGACCGTCCTGACTGCAATATGCAGCACTCAGGCTTTTATGATGTGGAAATTTATCAACTTCCAGCTGCGACGATGGAGAGAACAAGCACAGACTCCGAGCTTAAAGAAGAAATCGTCCTCTTCTAAGAGCAAATCGAAGAAAG
- the xkr9 gene encoding XK-related protein 9, giving the protein MIMSSSREKYIWFRCLCTVLGLLFYFLDIGSDFLLSVQYFRSGHVTWAVLTLVFVLVGSLCIQAFSYAWFKDDSDSNKEDCLSTCHLIGIHVLQIGICIRYIQLLKKSFKALRSGQNEQDENELIWLATDLSMLRMFEMFLESIPQLILQTYIILEHNHRSNLQYISMAVSFVSIAWATVDYRRCLRKSLTYLKEMPIGIPTAVYLSYKIFTITPRILSLTLFIMLSNFSIVSMACIWLLGTIWAFLEETSFCLSRALEYLYRAIVGVILIFTFFNIKGTNTKVHMTLYYIFNLCHNLSAPILLFLLKPESEKTDYFLPILFFILVSNLMGLGFLGLYYSLLHPRGHGKEKIGDEIDGMYETGGTAPETKTTRFERFLQI; this is encoded by the exons ATGATCATGTCATCTTCTAGAGAGAAATATATCTGGTTTCGGTGTCTATGCACTGTTTTGGGActgttgttttatttcctaGACATTGGATCAGACTTCTTGTTATCTGTGCAGTATTTCAGAAGTGGACATGTCACCTGGGCCGTACTGACCCTTGTGTTTGTTCTGGTTGGATCTTTATGCATACAGGCATTCAGCTATGCATGGTTCAAAGATGACAGTGACAGTAATAAAGAAGATTGTCTGTCCACTTGTCATCTGATCGGGATACATGTACTGCAGATAGGCATTTGTATAAG GTATATCCAGCTCCTGAAGAAAAGTTTTAAAGCCCTGCGTTCGGGACAGAATGAGCAGGATGAGAATGAGCTTATCTGGCTTGCTACAGATCTTAGCATGCTCCGCATGTTTGAGATGTTCCTGGAGAGCATTCCTCAGCTCATTCTTCAGACATATATCATACTGGAGCACAACCATCGCTCTAATCTGCAAT acatcaGCATGGCCGTGTCTTTTGTCTCCATAGCCTGGGCCACGGTGGATTATCGGCGCTGTTTACGAAAATCTCTAACTTACCTCAAAGAGATGCCTATTGGAATCCCAACAGCCGTATACCTGTCCTACAAAATCTTTACCATAACCCCTCGAATCCTCAGCCTTACGTTGTTCATCATGCTCTCCAACTTCAGTATTGTATCAATGGCCTGCATATGGCTGTTGGGAACCATCTGGGCATTCCTGGAGGAGACCAGCTTCTGCCTTTCAAGAGCCTTAGAATATCTTTATCGAGCCATTGTTGGAGTTATActaatttttaccttttttaacattaaggGAACAAACACAAAAGTTCACATGACTCtatattacattttcaatttgTGTCACAACCTTTCTGCACCCATTTTGTTGTTTCTGCTCAAACCGGAATCTGAAAAGACTGACTACTTCCTgcccattttatttttcatattagtGTCAAATTTAATGGGGCTGGGTTTTCTGGGACTCTATTACAGCCTCCTGCACCCTCGTGGACATGGCAAAGAGAAAATCGGGGATGAAATAGATGGAATGTATGAAACAGGTGGAACTGCACCTGAGACAAAAACAACCCGTTTTGAGCGTTTTTTGCAAATATAA